The Hymenobacter sp. DG01 genome has a segment encoding these proteins:
- a CDS encoding xanthine dehydrogenase family protein molybdopterin-binding subunit: protein MSTTNYIGKPTSRVDGPAKVTGAATYAAEFHVPNMAYGWVVSSPIAKGRITKVHSDEVLAIPGVLEVFSHENVPSLAWFDRKYKDDVAPGGSPFRPLHEDKIQFNQQPIALVVAETLELARYASSVLRIDYEEEAHETDIEAKRDEGFEPGRGKSGWMPPPPPRGNPDKAWEEAEHHIEHEYVHGAQHHNPMEMYGATVEWRGDKKLTVYDKTQGVVNVQNYLTKIFGLSKDDCRVINQYMGGGFGSGLRPQYSVFLAVLASLELKRSVRVTLTRQQMFSFGHRPHTLQYVKLGTNPDGTLAAIQHHALHETSQFEEYTENVVNWSGMLYQCENVKLGYQLAKLDVFTPQDMRAPGAATGSFALEVAMDEMAAAAGLDPIDFRIRNYAEEDQNAGKPFSSKRLRDCYHQGAAKFGWDQRNPQPRSMRKGNRLVGYGMAGGVWDATQKKAAAKATLTADGKLLVSSATTDIGTGTYTIMTQIAADTLGLPIEAVTFKLGDTDLPEAPVQGGSWTAASVGSAVKSVCEAIGEKLLKLAQKMEGSPLKGASPDEVEFVNGQIRLRQDPDNAVVIRDVLQASGETKLETDSSATPNLLKQATHSMHSHNAVFVEVEVDEEFGTVHVTRVLNAVAAGRILNPKTARSQVLGSIVWGISMALMEETVMDHQFGRYMNHNYSEYHIPVQADINDIEVLFVEEEDDVVNPLGVKGVGEIGLLGVAAAITNAVYHATGKRVRDLPIYLDKLL, encoded by the coding sequence ATGAGCACGACCAACTATATCGGCAAGCCCACGAGTCGGGTTGACGGCCCGGCCAAGGTAACGGGCGCCGCTACCTACGCCGCCGAGTTCCATGTGCCTAACATGGCGTACGGCTGGGTGGTGAGCAGCCCCATTGCCAAGGGCCGCATTACCAAAGTACATTCTGACGAAGTGCTAGCCATTCCGGGCGTGCTGGAGGTGTTTTCGCACGAAAATGTGCCCAGCCTGGCTTGGTTCGACCGCAAATACAAGGACGACGTGGCCCCCGGCGGCTCGCCCTTCCGGCCCCTGCACGAAGACAAAATCCAGTTCAACCAGCAGCCCATTGCCTTAGTAGTGGCCGAAACGCTGGAACTGGCCCGCTACGCCTCCTCGGTGCTGCGCATCGACTACGAGGAAGAAGCCCACGAAACCGACATCGAAGCCAAGCGCGACGAAGGTTTCGAGCCAGGCCGTGGCAAATCGGGCTGGATGCCGCCGCCCCCGCCCCGCGGCAACCCCGACAAAGCCTGGGAAGAGGCCGAGCACCACATCGAGCACGAGTACGTGCACGGCGCTCAGCATCACAACCCCATGGAAATGTACGGGGCCACGGTGGAGTGGCGCGGCGATAAGAAGCTGACGGTGTATGACAAGACCCAGGGGGTAGTAAATGTGCAGAACTACCTCACCAAAATCTTCGGACTGAGCAAAGACGACTGTCGGGTAATCAACCAGTACATGGGCGGCGGCTTCGGCTCGGGCCTGCGGCCGCAGTACTCGGTGTTTCTGGCTGTGCTGGCGTCCCTGGAGCTGAAACGCTCGGTGCGCGTCACGCTCACGCGCCAGCAGATGTTCAGCTTCGGCCACCGCCCCCACACCCTGCAATACGTGAAGCTGGGCACCAACCCCGATGGCACCCTGGCTGCCATTCAGCACCACGCCCTCCACGAAACCTCGCAGTTTGAGGAGTACACCGAAAACGTGGTGAACTGGAGCGGCATGCTCTACCAGTGCGAAAACGTGAAGCTGGGCTACCAGCTGGCCAAGCTGGATGTATTTACGCCCCAGGACATGCGTGCGCCGGGCGCTGCTACCGGTTCCTTCGCCCTAGAAGTAGCCATGGACGAAATGGCCGCCGCCGCCGGCCTTGACCCCATCGACTTCCGCATCCGTAACTACGCCGAGGAAGACCAGAACGCCGGCAAGCCCTTCTCCAGCAAGCGCCTGCGCGACTGCTACCACCAGGGCGCGGCCAAATTCGGGTGGGACCAGCGCAACCCCCAGCCCCGCTCCATGCGCAAGGGCAACCGCCTGGTGGGCTATGGCATGGCTGGCGGCGTGTGGGATGCTACCCAGAAGAAAGCCGCCGCTAAGGCTACCCTCACCGCCGACGGCAAACTGCTGGTTTCCAGCGCCACCACCGACATCGGAACGGGCACTTACACCATCATGACCCAGATTGCGGCCGACACGCTGGGGCTGCCCATTGAAGCCGTAACCTTCAAGCTCGGTGATACCGACTTGCCCGAAGCCCCCGTGCAGGGTGGTTCCTGGACGGCCGCCTCCGTTGGCTCGGCCGTGAAGAGCGTCTGCGAAGCCATTGGCGAGAAGCTGCTCAAGCTGGCCCAGAAGATGGAAGGCTCGCCTCTGAAAGGCGCCAGCCCGGACGAAGTAGAGTTCGTGAACGGCCAGATTCGGCTGCGCCAAGACCCCGACAACGCTGTGGTTATCCGCGACGTGCTGCAGGCCAGCGGCGAAACCAAGCTGGAAACGGATAGCTCGGCTACGCCCAACCTGCTCAAGCAGGCCACCCACTCCATGCACTCGCACAACGCTGTGTTTGTGGAGGTGGAGGTAGATGAGGAGTTTGGCACCGTGCACGTTACGCGCGTGCTCAACGCCGTGGCCGCCGGCCGCATCCTCAACCCCAAAACCGCCCGCTCGCAGGTGCTGGGCTCCATTGTCTGGGGCATCAGCATGGCCCTGATGGAGGAAACCGTCATGGACCACCAGTTTGGGCGCTACATGAACCACAACTACTCGGAGTACCACATCCCCGTGCAGGCCGATATCAACGACATCGAGGTGCTGTTCGTGGAGGAGGAAGACGACGTAGTAAACCCGCTGGGGGTGAAGGGGGTAGGCGAAATCGGCCTGCTGGGCGTAGCCGCCGCCATCACCAACGCCGTGTACCACGCCACCGGCAAGCGCGTCCGCGACCTACCTATTTACTTGGACAAGCTGCTGTAG